In the Schistocerca gregaria isolate iqSchGreg1 chromosome 6, iqSchGreg1.2, whole genome shotgun sequence genome, one interval contains:
- the LOC126278695 gene encoding ornithine decarboxylase 1-like, whose translation MQLGKLDERIHVMDASSNVWSVIKDIAESGVQEEAFYVCDIGDIISKHKEWKIKMPRVQPYYAVKCNDSLTVIEVLAALGTCFDCASKAEIDRVLSVGVDPSHIIFANPAKPASHIRHAAAVGVDLMTFDSDCELHKIKTLFPTAKLVLRIRYDAAVAQCQLGNKFGCDPDSDAPRLMKLAQSLDLDIVGVSFHVGSGCDDPPVFYKAISAARRLFDLGSALGFSMSLLDLGGGYPGNKGAHLDKIAEVVNSALGEFFPEPDVHVIAEPGRYYVASAYTLATNVHSKRELVNPKDGSITSVMYYVNDGVYGSFNCILYDHMKVTPMPLKAAGPEIRPCSVWGPTCDGLDQIVESTLLPELDIGDWLIFENMGAYTLPVASPFNGFPVPKVHTVIDVQGWLLLKDRLPMTENHFVIGNTPANLHLGLSIDGQGNIDEWDEVHMPVSSSDDEIVNDHMSHSTVSSSIIYPFLQMGQVN comes from the exons ATGCAGCTGGGTAAACTTGATGAACGTATTCATGTCATGGATGCCAGTTCAAACGTCTGGAGCGTCATAAAGGATATCGCAGAGTCAGGA GTCCAAGAGGAAGCATTCTACGTCTGTGACATTGGTGATATAATAAGCAAACACAAGGAATGGAAAATCAAAATGCCAAGGGTCCAGCCATACTATG CTGTGAAATGCAACGATAGCCTCACTGTAATTGAAGTTCTGGCTGCACTTGGAACTTGCTTTGATTGTGCTTCAAAG GCTGAAATTGATAGAGTTCTTTCTGTTGGTGTCGACCCAAGCCATATAATTTTTGCAAATCCTGCAAAACCAGCATCTCACATTCGCCACGCAGCGGCTGTTGGTGTTGATTTGATGACTTTTGACAGTGACTGTGAGCTCCACAAAATCAAGACCCTATTTCCTACTGCCAA GCTGGTGCTACGTATCCGGTATGATGCTGCCGTTGCACAGTGCCAGCTTGGGAATAAGTTTGGATGTGACCCAGACTCAGATGCACCACGCCTTATGAAGCTGGCTCAGTCATTGGACCTAGACATTGTGGGCGTCAGTTTTCACGTCGGGTCTGGCTGTGACGATCCACCAGTGTTCTACAAAGCCATTTCTGCCGCTCGAAGACTTTTTGATCTGGGGTCAGCTCTTGGATTCTCCATGAGTTTGCTTGATCTTGGTGGTGGCTATCCTGGCAACAAAGGTGCCCATTTAGATAAG ATTGCAGAGGTGGTGAACAGTGCCCTCGGCGAGTTCTTTCCTGAACCAGATGTTCACGTAATAGCGGAACCAGGACGATATTATGTTGCCTCAGCATACACTCTTGCTACAAACGTTCATTCCAAGAGAGAACTTGTCAACCCAAAGGATGGATCCATCACATCAGTCATGTACTATGTAAATGATGGAGTGTACGGCAGTTTTAATTGTATTCTCTATGATCACATGAAAGTGACACCAATGCCTCTCAAA GCAGCTGGACCTGAAATACGTCCATGTTCTGTCTGGGGACCAACTTGTGATGGCCTGGATCAAATAGTTGAGTCTACTTTGCTGCCAGAGTTGGATATAGGAGACTGGTTGATTTTTGAGAATATGGGTGCTTACACACTGCCTGTGGCGTCTCCATTCAATGGCTTCCCTGTTCCCAAAGTGCATACTGTGATTGACGTCCAAGGCTG GCTGCTGCTCAAAGACCGACTACCCATGACGGAGAATCATTTTGTTATTGGAAACACACCAGCAAATCTACACCTGGGGTTATCCATAGATGGTCAAGGCAACATTGATGAATGGGATGAAGTTCACATGCCTGTTTCATCTTCTgatgatgagattgtgaatgatcacaTGTCACATTCAACTGTGAGCTCAAGCATCATATATCCATTCCTTCAGATGGGACAAGTCAATTAG